One Pelmatolapia mariae isolate MD_Pm_ZW linkage group LG1, Pm_UMD_F_2, whole genome shotgun sequence genomic window, tgttttctgCGGTGCCTCTTTCTTGCTTGGCTCTCCTACCTTTGCTAACATGATGCTCATAGCGCAGAAGccgatgctgcattcacttacactcggatatctgagcttcactgtgaaaacataatcgtacatttaatatttcattggattttattgttttggcttcGGGGTGGCACCTGGGGTGGCCAGTCTGGTTGGGGGGGTGGCCTGTGCCCCCCCAGGCCACCCCGCTGGACACGCCACAGGTGTAAGACTCTGAGAAAATATGGGGTTTGTTCCCGTACATTTTACAGAAATTGGATGGATCACAGACTTTATACATACTTCTATTTTCCCTTTCTTATTACACTTTCTTTTCCATAATCCAGCACAAAGTCTCATGACCCTCCATTTTTCCCATAATAAATCTGTAATAGGACACAAGGCTGCACACGAGCGTGAAGACCATGCCCGATGTTTTCTATACCAATTTTCTATACTCATTTTATTTGTGATTTCCTATGAGCCCCACCTGCTGTGACTGTGAAGGTCATATCACACCAGTAGAATAACCCACAAGTCCCCTAGCTGAAGTGATCAAGTATTCAGCATCCATCTCAGTACACCAGGCTTTATTTCTGGTCCACTGAACTTTTAAATGAGCACCCATCTTTAGGGGATTTTTGCTTTGTAACCCTACTTAAATAGCCCTGTATTCTAGTTTCCCTTTATTGTCGCCCTTTTATATGCACAGCGTATACAGCGTATGTAGACGGTGTTCAGAGTTACAACATGCCCAATAAAGTCACTGTGCCACCTCAGCTCAATTCCACTGTTATACTTTGACTTATAAGTAACACTTATTTGTTCAATTTGGTAATCAAAAACACCCATATCACTCGTAAGTCATTGCAGGGCAAactcaattcagttttttggttaACATGGTAACCAATATGACTGAGGAGGACACATAGTGGATGGGTCAGACTTTTGGAATAAGAGGTCATTCATCAGCTTGTTCAGCTAGTCTGTAAGCACAGCCGTAattgaaaattgcaaaacaaatggaaatgtgTTGTTAAGGATATTCTGCACTCGCTGTCAACAGTTCTAGTGTGTGTGGTGAATTCATTGATTCACTTCTGCACCtacagaaaatgtttttgatgtttgtCCCGTTAGTCTCCTGCGTTGTGTCTGCAATCTAAGACAGATATTTTTGCACTTTTCGAGCTGTGACTATATTTCTCTGAGTGATATATGCatgtatgttttttatttttattgtattttatttagaaTATCAACGTAACTTGAGCCGAATGACCGCCTGTCAAAGTTTGTTTCCCATCCCGTTCATATTGTGCATAAATCAATCATGTTCATGACTGTTTTCCAGTGTTTTACATGTATGTGAATATTATGAACCGCCGCCAGAGGGCAGACTCTTCCAATGAGAAACAGGAAGCTTAAGCAGAAACACGAGTAGTTTGGCCGAAGAAGACAGCGAAAGGAAGTTTGTAAactgctgttgttttgttttttcattcgtATTGTCATATAGTTtagacaaaaagaagaaaaaaagagagtcaCTATGCCCGTTATATGTGCGGCAACAGGATGCAACAATAAGTTTGTCAAAGGGTCGGAAATAAGATTTTACAGGTAAGCTTTCTGTGCAGCTGAGGAGCTAAAGTTTCTCTTTAGCTTGCAACGGTATTGTTGCACAGCGTTGGTGTGCGTGTGTTTTCAGTCGCTTTAAGATGACCTCAAGATTGAATGCAACATTAAAAGGTTTGGACATTAGCTTCAAGAAAAGCTGCCTTGGTTTAGCTTAGCATTAGCTCCGCAGAGCTAGCTAACGTTAAACGTGAGGGTGCTGACCATTACACACCGCACCACTACGCCACACAGGTACAACGTAATGGCTTTTTCTGGGCAAGTTACTTCACCGTTTTCCTGATTTTTCAAGCTTCGTTTTCTTGAAGGAAGCGTATCTACTTAAAGCTAGTTGCTTATGGTTGCGGCTTATGTACACGGTGTTGATATGTTAATGCAGCACACAGCTTTACCACCAATaaactttaatttatttaacaaattCCGAGTGGAAATGTAACCTAATTACTGTCTGCTCCCTCCGTGGTGCTCGGCAAGGTGAGCacacataaaatattaaattcagctttatttatatggTTAGAAAGAGTCATGTTAGTTCTAAAAAAAATAGGCTCTGTGATGTCCTGATGGCAGCAGGAGAGACTGAATAGGAAATGTATCAGGCAGTAACCTCGCACACATACTCATATTACCCCGCCGGTATGACATCATGTACAAAAGGTACTTCGAGGGCAGAGGTTGCACATAAAGCTTTCAGAAGTGAATAGAAGGTAAGTTGACAATAATTTGGTAGCTTGATAAAATGTTACTGTAATAAATGTGGTCACTCGTTGATGCCACGGTCAGTATCTGCTTTGAAGGTTTTAGGCAAAGATACAGTTTACAGATTTGTAAAACATAATCTGGAATTTCCTTGCATGTAAAACAAGTCCATGGAGACCAGAGTTTTGAGGTTTTGGCCCTTCACCAAAGGAAAGTTATCTTATCATTTAACTTATTCAGTTGGCAAAAGATGAGAGGAAACTGTAGGAAGTTCTGTTAAGTAGGGCAATGCTGACTCTTTGCACTGTACATGATGACTGGTCATGCTTAAGTGTAATTTATGGTCCTGCAAATGCGTCCCTCTGCGTGCACGTTTCTTTGCAGTCCTCCTAGATTGTAACTGCACGTAGCTGGAAATGAACGATCCCCAGACTACCAAACTACTCTTGCTGAACCATAATTTCTTTACATCTGTGGTCAATCACCAAATATTCGTTTTAAGCCAGGAAAAGTGTTGGGTTAACATTCACACTTTGAGagcaactcagggttcagtatcttgcttAGGAATACTagggcatgcagactggagcatcCAGGGTTTGAACCACCATTGGATTAAATACAATCTCTTCTCTTTCTTGTGTGTCAGGTTTCCTCTTAGCAAGCCTCAACTCGCCAGCAAATGGGTGCACAGCCTTGGGATGAAAAACTTCATCCCAACTGCCAACACTTGCCTCTGTTCGGAGCACTTTAGGCCAGACTGCTTCAGAGACTACAATGGCAAACAGTTTCTACGAGAGGATGCGGTGCCCACCATATTCACCCAAGGACAGGATTCCTCAAAGGTGCTGGCTCACAACAGGATCATGCTTATTCTAAACAGGTGACTCTGCTTTCTTTGTTTGAGTTAATAACTTTGTAAATTCCACAGATTGAACTGCGTAAAAGAGGAGTAATCCTAAAGGAGACAAATGTCGCAAATCAGATGACGACACAAGCGGACAGAGACAGAGCAAAAGAAGCTGCTCTTCGCAGAGACAAAAGAGGAGGAATGAGGGTGAGTGTCTCTTTTGCTATTGTGTATACTGTGGGAGGGTAATGTGTGCTCACTTTTTTACCCCTcaagaattatttttaaaagtctaaaatgcaaaaatgataataaagtgTCATGACTGTTGCGTAAATGCAACAAAGCCATGATGTTTTGATATAACATCAAAGGTATTAGAATATTAACCAGAAGACACTGGATCAtttgaaataaagcattttctCTGTTGTCATCAAACCACAACTCTCTTTCCCCAGTTATCTTTATGTGTAATATAAAgtgtattgtttattttaggCCTAATTTATCTCTGCATGAGCTAtatttctttgttattgttattgttgcaGGGTGGACGAGGTGGCCGTGGAGCAAAACAGCTGTCAGAAAGGTGAGAGATGCTTGCAGTACATCCACAAAAATGCGTTCTAAAGCATGAAACCTTTATTGTGCTTACACCTACCACTACCACACACCTTTTGGAAATGCTTGCTGATCCAGTTTGGTGTTGCTGCTAATGCtcttgtgtgtttgcatgtttgcaaGGCGAAACATCACAGCTAGGCTCACatcctgttttctttgtttgttttttgtcatggTTCTTCTTCCCATTGTTGTGGCTTCTCTTggttaataatattattaaaattggGCTAAAAGTCAAGCCTGGACAGGggtcagttttagttttaaaataaaaatgttctctGCATGGATGCAGGCATACAGTATCTCCACTGAGTTTGATGGTAGAAGCATTTGTTTGTGCTCTTCACTGAAGTGTACTTCGAAACACTGAGTTCTTTTTGTCATGAATCCTTTTTTAATGTCTTGCACTTAGTTTGCTAATTAGATGTGAACATAAATTATGCCTGCGTGGATAACATTCTCCTTTTCTGGCTTAAGTGATTGTGCCCTTATGCAGACTGTTGGAGaagaaacacataaaaaaaaatttaaattaagaCCATCTGCTGGTGACATTCCTCAGATTTCCGTTCTCATTTGCCAGAGTGTGTATTGATGAGTTGGCGGGGTTTTGCCACAGCAGCCAGGAGCTCTTATGTGGATAGAAATAAGCTAAATTGGCATCCACAAGTTTTAGAATTTGGTGTGGTGTGATCTAATCAATCAACCAATCAGTCAAAGACGGTAATTCCTGCAGTATATTAAACTTTTTCTTTGTACATCCTTAAGTATCATCTAACAATGACACAAAGTCTTTGTATACATTTTAACCACTTTATGacaaaacacatgaaatatAGTGACCAACCCCAAGTAACTGTCCTGTAAGTGTATTCAGAAGATGAGGTTTTCCTCAAAGCTTTACCAATGTTTCAAACAAGGAACTGTGGCTGGTTTCTAAGTATTATTAACATTGTCAGACATAATAAGCATTAAATTGGGTTCATAAAGAGGTGATTTACATTCAGCTATGATCTTCTTACATGACAGTTTTAGaatgaaactttaaaaaatgaccAAAACTATCAGAAGATAAAAGCTTTAAAGAAAACCAGAAGCAATTGTTCTATAAGACACTAACTGTTTGAATCACGCAGGCAGAATGTTGGAGCCAAAAACAAAGTGTACGACAACAAAGGCCGACTGCTCTCCAATGGCAAGGACTTGTGTGACTGTTTGGATGTGGACTGCATGGGCTGCTTCTATCCGTGCCCTGAATGTGGATCTCGCAAGTGTGGCGTTGAGTGCCGCTGTGACAGGAAGTGGCTTTACGAGCAGATGGAAGTGGAAGGTGGCGAAATCATCCGGAACAAGTTCGCCATTTAGTTTTCAGAtatgcttttctttctctctgatttcatACCCAAATCAGGCTGATGGACCATTCAAGACTGTGATGCACTCTTTAAGAAATAATCCGCAATATTTATCAAGTTTTACAAACCTAACGGAgaagaaaacactttttttttcttttttttttctttaaataaagattttttttcctcaatattTAATGTCTGTGCTGTTGATATAGTGTAgcatgttatttttaaaaaaaggactttTCTGTAGTATTATCAGGAGTTTGGTTTGTAAATGAGGAAAACATATGGAGTGTAATGTATACATTGTATAGTTTGTATAGATGATTGGAGCATGAAGTCAGTAACATATTCATCAGTGAATGGGATGGTGACATAGTATCATCCAAACGCTAACAGGGTTTTAAAGTTAATCATAAAATTAAGGTGACCaatttattatatattaaaacactgcctaaataataaataaataaaaaaagggaaCATTCAGTCATCGCCCAGGGTGTCTTGTCTTAATACCTGTGGGGCACACAACATTTCATTTAAACAtttcactgtcaccaaagcaggGGAAATGAAAAATGGTTTATGATTCTTAAGTGGACGAATTGATGTCCCTGTATTTTAATTGACTTTGAATTATACTGTTCCCTATAATTGTtcccttaattttttttaatttagtggtgtggttttattttatttgtgagGGATGagtacagaaaaacattaaaaatttcAGCCTCTGGAAGTGTGCAGTGTAGAGGATTACATAGTGACCTAACAAATAAATGGTCGCTGGTTCAATTCCAGAACACAACTCTCCTTTTGGGTTGTGTCAGGGAGGGCTACTGGTATTAAAAACTGCTGAATCAAGCATGTGGAACTACCTGCTCTGGTCCCTTATCGGCCTTATCACAACAGGTCTGCTGAAtgtagctctgtgtgtgtgtatatatacgaTCACATTGCAGCAACTTAATGCATTATTAAAGACTGCaaagatgacctgctgaggtTCAACGCAGTGCTTATGCAATACaatactgcaaattttggtataaatccaataccaagtaaatacacaGCCAGTATTGCTGATACAGATACTATTTTTTACCCATAAAAGCAGCGTATGTAGGGGAGTGCAGCGGGTCGTGATTAATGAGATGAATCATTACGCCCCACAATATTTAGTTAAAACGAAAGAACAcacatttcagcttttcatgcattttgaaactctgtttttggagacctggaatgtaaatgtgcctgtctctaagtcactgttgtttaaatgtgctataggctacaaataaaatagatgtgacagtcaacacaaaaaggttcagCCATTTTTCATAGCATATGTCTGAggtatatttaaataaaaatttccaACACAATTCAGTGGGCTTCATACTCGACAGTATCAGTTCTATCATCCTTTTATCGTTTTGATACCAGACTGCTTTATGTTTGACAAGCTGATAAGACATTTATcgacagaaaaatgaaaatagatgAAAAGCATtaataacaaagaaaataaagccaGTGACCTGTTTTACAATCTCAGAATAGAGTGTGATGACAAATGAAATTCATGAGCGGAGCTTCTCATCCCACTGAGTTAGACTGACAGATAATTTCTCAGAGGTTTGTCAAGGCTTCGCTCTCATTGTATATCTGATCCGTGCTCATCCAAAGGCGGCGCTGAAACTAATCCTTCCTACATGTATTCCCACCTTTTTGACACAGAGTcttaattatttatattacaGAGAGCACTTTGGCATTAGCTTGAAGGCTGTGTAACGACAAATCGTTCGTTTTTAAGTACACGTTTTATCAGTTATCAAGCTAGTAAATGATTACCCTTGAAAATGCGATTCATGCTAAGTTCCATTATGTTCTTTTTGCCTGATTATCACAGACCGGACACACTTGAGCAGCAGTCTTTTCACTCCCTTCTTCATACTGACCTAAGGCCATAGACAACAGCATGACACAGCAGTTCATCGTGCCGGCTGGCAAGAGAATTGCAGAACTCCTCAGACAGTAATGTCTCATTTGTACACATCCCGCTGTCCTTGAGCTCAGCTGTAGGTCAAGAGTCATGCAGCCCAGGGTAGCTTTGCCTCCATACCCTCTTCTTATTACCACAGAGTGAGCAATGGCAGCAAGGGCTGAAAACTATGAACTTTAAAGAATTGCAACGGTggatattttactttttaaagggCATGCTAATAAAATGCAAGTCCTTTTTTTACTGTACATATTTTTTGGAGAGGAGGGTGCAGTCATCTCACTGCAGGCTGTGTTATGAAATGGAGGCATGCTGCCCTTCTTTATTTACCAGCAccactgtctttatttataatgCTGCTAAAGGTGTACGTGTGAATGAATcttattaatatttataaaaacatGAGAATAGACAGTTGATGCAAGCATCGTTCATCACAGCCCGTGAAGCTTTGTTGTCAGATTTAAATTCAAGTTGAACTATTTTCCCCATGCAGTACAGTTTGTTATGCAGCGACTCAGAACACTGAGGACGCTCCAGATACAGGTATGGGTCTTCAAAGGACACCTGTATGCTCTCTCATCATCGCTGCCGGTATCTTTATGTTTGATGTTAGAAGCGATATCAGAGCACTTTGTTAAAGAAGCAGTTTCCTTTTTCATTTAGAACAAGTTTCCTGTTTAATGAGCTCTTGAGAATGAATATTTCCCGCTCGTAATATATGCTGTCAAGTcatgttttgttgttatttttgccTTACAGCAGTGTGGATCTAGTGATGGCAATGTCTGTTGGCTGGTTCATTACATGGATTCAGACTTGAATCTTGTCAAATGTGTGGTAGATTGGCACCGTATTTgttagaaacatgaacacacccatatatttcatttcatttatttatttataaagcacatttaataacaacagggagttgaccaaagtgctgtacaaaataacaattaaacaatgacattaacaacaacaacaacaacaagtaaGAAAATTAATTAATATATGCACTGCAGTTGTAATCAGTAATCCTGACCCCCTTTCATCTGGTGCTGTGATCAGTTCCAACCACTTCAACTCAATTTAGTTGTACTTATATaacaccaaattacaacaacagtcgcctcaaggtgctttattttaTAAGGTAATGATGCTACAATAGTACAGAGAAATTTCTACAGTCAGATtacctctatgagcaagcacttggcaacagtgggaaggaaaaactcaattttaacaggaaaaaaccttcagcagaaccagactcagggaggtgTGGCAATCTGCTGCGCCTGGTTGGGGGGGGAAGGGGAGGTAGACAGCACCAAAGAGCTCTTTTAGAGAGCCAGGTTTAAttataactaatgattaaatccagattggtgaagaagaaacactctaTTGCAATGTAACTCATTAGTCAGGTCACTTtacttttaatattaattaaaagtGATTACAATTTTACACACTACAGCCAGGTTAGCACTGTCAAAATGAGCATTTTTCAAAAGGTCTTTCAGTACTAGTGCAAGTACCACTAGCCTGTCACATCAGTGCTCTTAGCGGATTAAATCATATCAGTTCAACTCAAGCTGGGTGCTAAAACCTGACACAATTACTGGAAAGCACAATGAAACAGTTTACTGGAGAAACTTCCTAAAGTACTCTAAAGTCCAGAAAATAGAGTAATCTGCAGAGTCCGACCTCAGCGTCTTTAACAGCTGTTAgcattaacacacacaaacataaacttCTAAAAATGGTTTGCCCTGTTTTCTTAGAAAATTCTTcatccaaataaataaataaattcatcaTAGCCCGAGACGTAGCCATCCACTACATCAATGTGTCCATTTCCTCCCTCGAGCAGAGAAAGCCATATGACACCTCATCCGTAAACTTGATAAAATGTCTATTGCAATATTGGCTGCGGCGGTCATCAGTGAGGACGGAGTGCAAACCTCCAGGGGGGCTACTGGATAAAAACAAGCCACCGTTAAAGGACACCGGTGACCAGAACGGACGGAAATCTGTCAGCAGATATGCAGCCTGCAGTGTTCACAGCGAACTGGAGATGTGAGCCAAGTGAGTTAGAGGCTGGAAGTAAATCCATGAACATTGCTGTGAGACGACCAAAGGTCTGTTGGGACGTTGACAGAGAAAATGGAGTAACGGGGCTGTCACATCTTTCGCTCCTGTAAACTGAcagcttctttt contains:
- the arl14ep gene encoding ARL14 effector protein isoform X1, whose product is MPVICAATGCNNKFVKGSEIRFYRFPLSKPQLASKWVHSLGMKNFIPTANTCLCSEHFRPDCFRDYNGKQFLREDAVPTIFTQGQDSSKIELRKRGVILKETNVANQMTTQADRDRAKEAALRRDKRGGMRGGRGGRGAKQLSERQNVGAKNKVYDNKGRLLSNGKDLCDCLDVDCMGCFYPCPECGSRKCGVECRCDRKWLYEQMEVEGGEIIRNKFAI
- the arl14ep gene encoding ARL14 effector protein isoform X2, with protein sequence MKNFIPTANTCLCSEHFRPDCFRDYNGKQFLREDAVPTIFTQGQDSSKIELRKRGVILKETNVANQMTTQADRDRAKEAALRRDKRGGMRGGRGGRGAKQLSERQNVGAKNKVYDNKGRLLSNGKDLCDCLDVDCMGCFYPCPECGSRKCGVECRCDRKWLYEQMEVEGGEIIRNKFAI